A window of the Candidatus Hydrogenedentota bacterium genome harbors these coding sequences:
- a CDS encoding alpha/beta hydrolase: MAKKWRVVKRVLGALVALVVLLAAGTAGALGWFLHRTPGNVFDSNGVPIYYTDEGAGEPVILIHGVAANADLNWRKPGVVRALSRDFRVITMDLRGHGLSGKPTDPARYGMEMIGDITRLMDHLGLENAHVAGYSLGGFLVLKLVTTHPERVRSAAVCAAGWSSLVKELDDIPAPYEKPVPVREKRSAPAAPPADGASGDSARPAPKPPKPLVHRLRSAIGDFVVGDKTPIKAMKKSFPDLTVAREEIERNQVPTLCVIGDNDGLYYLGKELGEIMGAVEYVELKGPNHLTTPVDRQFKETLRGFLLRQRAG; encoded by the coding sequence ATGGCAAAGAAATGGCGCGTGGTGAAGCGGGTCCTGGGGGCGCTTGTCGCGCTGGTTGTCCTGTTGGCCGCCGGCACGGCCGGCGCGCTGGGGTGGTTCCTCCACCGGACCCCCGGAAACGTGTTCGACTCGAACGGCGTGCCGATTTACTACACCGACGAGGGGGCCGGCGAGCCGGTGATCCTGATCCACGGGGTGGCGGCGAACGCCGACCTCAACTGGCGCAAGCCGGGGGTGGTTCGGGCGCTGTCCCGGGATTTCCGGGTGATCACCATGGACCTGCGGGGACACGGGCTGTCGGGAAAACCGACGGACCCCGCCCGGTACGGCATGGAGATGATCGGGGACATCACCCGGCTGATGGACCATCTGGGGCTGGAGAACGCGCATGTGGCCGGGTATTCCCTCGGCGGGTTTCTGGTCCTGAAACTGGTCACGACGCACCCCGAGCGGGTGCGCAGCGCGGCGGTTTGCGCCGCGGGCTGGTCCTCGCTGGTCAAGGAGCTGGATGACATTCCTGCGCCCTATGAGAAGCCTGTGCCGGTGCGCGAAAAACGTTCCGCACCCGCCGCCCCCCCGGCGGACGGCGCCTCCGGGGACTCCGCCCGGCCCGCGCCCAAACCGCCCAAGCCCCTCGTCCACCGGCTGCGCAGCGCCATCGGGGATTTCGTGGTCGGCGACAAGACGCCCATCAAGGCCATGAAAAAGAGCTTTCCCGACCTGACGGTGGCGCGGGAGGAGATCGAGCGCAACCAGGTCCCCACCCTGTGCGTCATCGGCGACAACGACGGCCTGTACTATCTCGGCAAGGAGCTGGGCGAGATCATGGGCGCCGTGGAGTATGTGGAGTTGAAAGGCCCGAACCATCTGACCACCCCGGTGGACCGGCAGTTCAAGGAGACCCTGCGCGGGTTTCTGCTGCGTCAGCGGGCCGGGTAA
- the disA gene encoding DNA integrity scanning protein DisA, whose product MPKKIKTEEEALHEAIRMVAPGTPIREAIAYILQAGTGAMLCFGEVNRLARLSEGGVELSVEMRPQLLYELSKMDGAIILNEKATRIYYANRFMKPNARIPSEETGTRHRVAQRIASQAKCTVVTVSQRRASVTVFCHGRKYQMPTVQVTVNKAIQGIQTVERYVQSLQQALQELTMHEMGDWVNLPDVCRVLQRCEMVERTCRREVLPAIEELGEEGRLFALQVTELLKPVEEARLVVKDYARDRSAESVVDRIRALSDTDLLSSAAVSQALGFGAGARGLEMVLVPRGYRVLSMMSRLSDAIVKNLVERFGTLSALMRASKEQLVEVEGVGEVMAERLRSGLEFLRTQLNMDNRKQ is encoded by the coding sequence GTGCCGAAGAAGATCAAGACGGAAGAAGAGGCGCTCCACGAGGCGATACGGATGGTGGCGCCGGGCACGCCGATCCGCGAGGCCATCGCGTACATCCTGCAGGCGGGCACGGGGGCGATGCTCTGTTTCGGCGAGGTGAACCGGCTGGCCCGCCTCTCCGAGGGCGGGGTCGAGCTGAGCGTGGAAATGCGGCCCCAGCTCCTCTACGAGCTGAGCAAGATGGACGGCGCGATCATCCTCAACGAGAAGGCCACGCGCATCTACTACGCCAACCGCTTCATGAAACCCAACGCGCGCATCCCCTCGGAGGAGACCGGCACGCGCCACCGCGTGGCCCAGCGCATCGCCAGCCAGGCGAAATGCACCGTCGTGACGGTGTCCCAGCGGCGCGCCAGCGTGACCGTCTTCTGCCACGGCCGCAAATACCAGATGCCCACGGTGCAGGTCACAGTGAACAAGGCCATCCAGGGCATCCAGACCGTGGAGCGGTACGTGCAGAGCCTCCAGCAGGCCCTGCAGGAGCTGACGATGCACGAGATGGGGGACTGGGTGAACCTCCCCGACGTCTGCCGCGTGCTCCAGCGCTGTGAAATGGTGGAGCGCACCTGCCGGCGCGAGGTGCTTCCGGCCATCGAGGAGCTCGGCGAGGAGGGCCGCCTGTTCGCCCTCCAGGTGACGGAACTGCTGAAGCCCGTCGAGGAGGCGCGGCTCGTGGTGAAGGACTACGCCCGCGACCGCTCCGCCGAGTCGGTGGTGGACCGCATCCGCGCCCTGAGCGACACGGACCTCCTGAGCTCCGCCGCCGTCAGCCAGGCGCTGGGCTTCGGCGCGGGCGCGCGCGGGCTGGAAATGGTCCTCGTGCCGCGCGGCTACCGAGTCCTCAGCATGATGAGCCGCCTTTCCGACGCCATCGTCAAGAATCTCGTGGAGCGTTTCGGCACCCTCAGCGCCCTCATGCGCGCCTCCAAGGAGCAGCTGGTCGAGGTGGAGGGGGTCGGCGAGGTCATGGCGGAGCGCCTGCGCAGCGGCCTGGAGTTTCTGCGCACCCAGCTCAACATGGACAACAGGAAGCAATAG
- a CDS encoding VCBS repeat-containing protein, with amino-acid sequence MRAFSPLFAGALLVSGLSFGAEPPVFEGRRIGTGTYESAAIFDVDNDGVLDLFSGGFWYPGPGFDRAVKACEPMYQDTYYDDFSNYPMDVNGDGYLDIVTGGWWGLNLSWRENPKGQETEWTTHLVAEVGNVERALFCDLDGDGVPEVMPVTNPVHIFKLKKDAQGKGAGGFEQFTIAVKGGGGHGAGAGDINGDGRPDLVFAGGWFENPENTYDMNAWVWHPEFEAPMASIPMLVHDVNGDGLADLIIGESHNYGLYWLEQGKADGKRTWTKHDIETRRSQFHDLQLHDMDNDGKPDLVTGKRYHAHNGHDPGANDPVGLYYYRINGGAFERVTVDYGTPDKHSGAGIYFWVEDVDKNGWKDILAPGKEGLHLFLNQGPAPVPPAK; translated from the coding sequence ATGCGCGCATTTTCACCGCTCTTTGCCGGGGCCCTGCTGGTGTCCGGCCTGTCCTTCGGGGCGGAACCCCCGGTTTTTGAGGGCCGCCGGATCGGCACCGGCACCTATGAGTCCGCCGCCATCTTCGACGTGGACAACGACGGCGTCCTCGACCTCTTCTCCGGCGGGTTCTGGTATCCCGGCCCCGGGTTCGACCGCGCCGTCAAGGCCTGCGAGCCCATGTACCAGGACACCTATTACGACGACTTCTCGAACTATCCCATGGACGTTAACGGCGACGGCTACCTGGACATCGTCACTGGCGGCTGGTGGGGCTTGAACCTGTCCTGGCGGGAGAATCCCAAGGGCCAGGAGACCGAGTGGACCACCCACCTCGTGGCCGAGGTGGGGAATGTCGAGCGCGCCCTCTTCTGCGACCTCGACGGCGACGGCGTGCCCGAGGTCATGCCCGTGACGAATCCCGTGCACATCTTCAAGCTCAAGAAAGACGCCCAGGGCAAGGGTGCCGGCGGCTTTGAGCAGTTCACCATCGCGGTGAAGGGCGGCGGCGGCCACGGCGCGGGCGCGGGCGACATCAACGGCGACGGCCGGCCCGACCTGGTCTTCGCCGGCGGCTGGTTCGAGAACCCGGAAAACACCTACGACATGAACGCCTGGGTGTGGCATCCGGAGTTCGAGGCCCCCATGGCCAGCATTCCCATGCTCGTGCACGATGTGAACGGCGACGGGCTGGCCGACCTCATCATCGGCGAGTCGCACAACTACGGTCTCTACTGGCTGGAGCAGGGCAAGGCCGACGGCAAGCGGACCTGGACCAAGCACGACATTGAGACGCGCCGTTCGCAGTTCCACGACCTCCAGCTCCATGACATGGACAACGACGGCAAGCCCGACCTCGTGACCGGAAAGCGCTACCACGCCCACAACGGCCACGATCCGGGGGCGAACGACCCCGTCGGCCTCTACTACTACCGCATCAACGGCGGCGCCTTTGAGCGGGTCACGGTGGACTACGGCACCCCCGACAAGCACAGCGGCGCGGGCATCTACTTCTGGGTCGAGGACGTGGACAAGAACGGCTGGAAGGACATCCTCGCCCCCGGCAAGGAAGGCCTCCACCTCTTCCTAAACCAGGGTCCCGCCCCCGTCCCGCCCGCCAAGTAA
- the melA gene encoding alpha-galactosidase → MPKIAMIGAGSIVFAKTLFKDICATPALRDSEFRFMSRTTTKLERLKAYADRVIAENSLKATAMITTDRREALKDADFVIAMLQIGGVEAFEADYTVPLKHGVDQCIGDTLGPGGIFRALRTIPEMLSIAADMKELCPNAVMLNYVNPMAAVCWGLGTVPGLQYVGLCHGVQTTLDLIAGYLGVPKQEIDYLSAGINHMGWFLKMSHKGRDLYPRFKELCEKPEYYINEKVRIEVMRHFGYFMTESTGHLSEYVPWFRTSAEGMGRYCDEPSFGGETGAYFKWCRLIADQLESVDMLADESAVLDGRSVEYCSYILEALTTGIPFKFQGNVRNEGYITNLPMGCCVEVPVFADKMGLHPTFVGALPSQCAALNLTNVNVQGLSVEAAVSGDPELVVAACALDPLTSACLTLKQVRDMVADMLEAEKQWLPQFAGKALRPTPHIDTPPGTAHASVPLDPALAVVHRFGELARKASS, encoded by the coding sequence ATGCCGAAGATTGCCATGATCGGAGCCGGAAGCATTGTCTTCGCCAAAACCCTCTTCAAGGACATCTGCGCCACCCCCGCGCTGCGGGACAGCGAGTTCCGCTTCATGAGCCGCACGACGACCAAGCTGGAGCGGCTCAAGGCGTACGCGGACCGGGTCATCGCGGAGAACAGCCTGAAGGCCACGGCGATGATCACCACGGACCGCCGCGAGGCGCTGAAGGACGCGGACTTCGTCATCGCCATGCTCCAGATCGGCGGCGTGGAGGCCTTTGAGGCGGACTACACAGTCCCCCTGAAGCACGGGGTGGACCAGTGCATCGGCGACACGCTGGGGCCGGGCGGCATCTTCCGCGCCCTGCGCACCATTCCCGAGATGCTCTCCATCGCGGCGGACATGAAGGAACTCTGCCCGAACGCGGTGATGCTCAACTATGTGAACCCCATGGCGGCGGTGTGCTGGGGGCTGGGGACCGTTCCGGGCCTCCAGTATGTCGGGCTGTGCCACGGCGTGCAGACCACGCTGGACCTCATCGCGGGCTATCTGGGCGTGCCGAAGCAGGAGATAGACTACCTCTCGGCGGGCATCAACCACATGGGCTGGTTCCTGAAGATGTCGCACAAGGGGCGGGACCTCTACCCGCGCTTCAAGGAGCTGTGCGAGAAACCGGAGTACTACATCAACGAAAAGGTGCGCATCGAGGTGATGCGGCATTTCGGCTATTTCATGACGGAGAGCACGGGGCACCTGTCGGAATACGTGCCGTGGTTCCGCACCAGCGCGGAGGGCATGGGCCGCTACTGCGATGAGCCGTCTTTTGGCGGCGAGACGGGCGCGTATTTCAAGTGGTGCCGCCTCATCGCAGACCAGTTGGAGAGCGTGGACATGTTGGCGGACGAGTCCGCCGTCCTCGACGGGCGCAGCGTGGAGTACTGCTCGTACATTCTGGAGGCGCTCACGACGGGCATCCCCTTCAAGTTCCAGGGCAACGTCCGCAACGAGGGATACATCACGAACCTGCCGATGGGCTGCTGCGTGGAGGTGCCGGTGTTCGCCGACAAGATGGGCCTGCACCCCACCTTCGTGGGGGCGCTGCCCTCCCAGTGCGCGGCCCTCAACCTCACGAACGTGAACGTGCAGGGGCTGTCGGTCGAGGCGGCCGTCTCCGGCGACCCGGAACTGGTCGTGGCGGCCTGCGCCCTCGACCCGCTCACCTCGGCCTGCCTCACCCTCAAGCAGGTGCGCGACATGGTCGCCGACATGCTGGAGGCCGAAAAGCAGTGGCTGCCGCAGTTCGCGGGCAAGGCCCTCCGGCCCACGCCGCACATTGACACGCCCCCCGGAACGGCCCACGCCTCTGTGCCGCTGGACCCGGCCCTCGCCGTGGTGCACCGCTTCGGGGAGCTGGCCCGGAAGGCGTCCTCGTAA
- a CDS encoding Gfo/Idh/MocA family oxidoreductase, with amino-acid sequence MVKKSSVSRRAFLAGAAGAAAGSLLPRTARATQAARRVPPSEKVRVAVIGTGGMGSRHIEALISNPNCDLVALCDAAKGRYMPVLDNVEKLSGRRPDGYQDFQQVLDRQDIDAVFVVTPDHWHPLLTILACQAGKDVYVEKPVCPTVREGRAMVEAARRYGRVVQVGTQQRSMPVFQKAIDIVQSGRLGTITHAGAWVGVNEWQTGDTPAEPPKGFDWDRWLGPAPWVPWSPERMSWMGWHDYARGGQLTNWGVHLMDIVQWGIRQDRPLSVQALGGSYLGNAGQDNYNTIEAILEYPGCTVTWEQRHSNANANKGYGITFSGTQGRLFVDRGSFVVEPEGVGIKEWVGEPEKSWAYPPHHDNFFECIKTRQRPAADIEQAFRTTTAVLLAGISLKVGKKLHWDGETETFLNDEQANRHLTRDYRAPWHL; translated from the coding sequence ATGGTGAAAAAAAGCAGCGTGAGCCGCCGCGCCTTTCTGGCCGGGGCGGCGGGCGCGGCGGCGGGAAGCCTCCTTCCCCGGACCGCCCGCGCCACACAGGCGGCCCGCAGGGTCCCGCCGAGTGAGAAGGTCCGCGTCGCCGTCATCGGCACGGGCGGCATGGGGTCGCGCCACATCGAGGCGCTGATCAGCAACCCGAACTGCGACCTGGTGGCCCTGTGCGACGCGGCCAAGGGCCGCTACATGCCCGTGCTGGACAACGTCGAGAAGCTGTCCGGCCGGCGGCCGGACGGTTATCAGGACTTCCAGCAGGTGCTGGACCGGCAGGACATAGACGCCGTCTTTGTCGTCACGCCGGACCACTGGCACCCCCTGCTCACGATTCTGGCGTGCCAGGCGGGCAAGGACGTTTACGTCGAGAAACCCGTCTGTCCGACCGTGCGGGAGGGGCGCGCCATGGTGGAGGCCGCCCGCCGCTACGGGCGCGTGGTGCAGGTGGGCACGCAGCAGCGCTCCATGCCCGTGTTCCAGAAGGCCATTGACATCGTCCAGAGCGGCCGCCTGGGCACGATCACCCACGCGGGCGCCTGGGTCGGCGTGAACGAGTGGCAGACGGGGGACACGCCCGCCGAGCCGCCCAAGGGGTTTGACTGGGACAGGTGGCTGGGGCCCGCACCCTGGGTGCCCTGGTCCCCCGAGCGCATGAGCTGGATGGGCTGGCACGACTACGCGCGCGGCGGCCAGCTCACCAACTGGGGCGTCCACCTGATGGACATCGTCCAGTGGGGCATCCGCCAGGACCGGCCGCTGAGCGTGCAGGCCCTGGGCGGCAGCTATCTCGGGAACGCCGGGCAGGACAACTACAACACCATTGAGGCGATCCTGGAGTATCCCGGGTGCACGGTGACCTGGGAGCAGCGCCACAGCAACGCCAACGCGAACAAGGGGTACGGCATCACGTTCTCCGGCACGCAGGGCAGGCTGTTCGTGGACCGGGGCAGTTTCGTGGTGGAGCCCGAGGGCGTCGGAATCAAGGAGTGGGTGGGCGAGCCCGAGAAGAGCTGGGCCTACCCCCCGCATCACGACAACTTCTTCGAGTGCATCAAGACGCGCCAGCGGCCCGCCGCGGACATCGAGCAGGCCTTCCGCACCACCACCGCCGTCCTGCTCGCGGGCATATCCCTCAAGGTGGGAAAGAAACTGCACTGGGACGGCGAAACGGAAACCTTCCTCAACGACGAGCAGGCCAACAGGCACCTCACGCGGGACTACCGCGCGCCGTGGCACCTGTGA
- a CDS encoding alpha/beta hydrolase, with the protein MSQTPRGRIAALAVGALCLAGALALLRLTLPEGVARETVTIAGPGGRVCGGTLWLPREPAAVVILGHGVTENRGCMAALARLFSANGYAVAAVDFWGHGRSREPFDWGANPEQIHAWCAWAQERFPGLPLGYVGHSMGGFAGTDAFAEDAHGVGAFVALGALPRRIPKPKTLIAAGRFEELFSAEQARQKAGTQADVLISPRSNHALEPWDFTLGWGMVEWMTAALAVERPLSFSAVRHFAGLLAAPLGLLAAFLLAAVAAGCAARAKAAETRAPFGFGMRFSPYRPAARLFGCGNPSGLVRVSPPLTALLRAAAFCAVFVLVLSLVFDRHFFTSLPFHPSRTVKWLGLGCVFSGLALPDLWLLNRATPNRGVRLFLVAALTRMFPWVLGGLVLYLLVPGAAFGGMMLFILAFILGMVSLAQAAVVRMTGDPRAGALAAGMLAAYVFAYWFPVT; encoded by the coding sequence ATGAGTCAAACCCCCAGGGGGCGGATCGCGGCGCTCGCCGTCGGCGCACTTTGCCTTGCAGGGGCCCTCGCGCTTCTGCGCCTCACGCTTCCGGAGGGCGTGGCGCGCGAGACGGTCACCATCGCCGGACCGGGCGGCCGCGTCTGCGGCGGCACCCTGTGGCTGCCCCGGGAACCCGCCGCGGTCGTCATTCTCGGGCATGGCGTGACGGAGAACCGGGGCTGCATGGCGGCGCTGGCGAGACTCTTCTCGGCGAACGGGTACGCGGTGGCGGCGGTGGATTTCTGGGGACACGGCCGCTCGCGGGAGCCCTTCGACTGGGGGGCCAATCCGGAACAGATTCACGCGTGGTGCGCCTGGGCACAGGAGCGTTTTCCCGGCCTGCCGCTGGGGTATGTCGGCCATTCCATGGGCGGGTTCGCGGGGACGGACGCCTTTGCGGAGGACGCGCACGGCGTGGGCGCCTTTGTTGCCCTGGGCGCCCTGCCCCGGCGGATCCCCAAGCCCAAGACCCTGATCGCCGCCGGAAGGTTCGAGGAGCTGTTCTCCGCCGAGCAGGCGCGGCAGAAGGCGGGCACACAGGCCGATGTGCTGATTTCCCCCCGGAGCAACCATGCCCTGGAACCGTGGGATTTTACCCTGGGGTGGGGCATGGTGGAGTGGATGACCGCGGCCCTCGCCGTGGAGCGCCCCCTCTCCTTCTCCGCCGTCCGGCATTTCGCCGGGTTGCTCGCGGCGCCCCTGGGCCTGCTGGCGGCCTTCCTGCTGGCCGCCGTTGCCGCAGGCTGCGCCGCGCGCGCGAAGGCCGCCGAGACGCGCGCGCCCTTCGGCTTCGGGATGCGGTTCTCGCCCTACCGCCCCGCTGCACGCCTGTTCGGATGCGGGAACCCGTCGGGGCTGGTGCGCGTCTCCCCTCCCCTGACCGCGCTGCTGCGCGCGGCCGCCTTCTGCGCCGTCTTTGTGCTGGTCCTCTCGCTGGTTTTCGACCGGCATTTCTTCACCTCCCTCCCCTTTCATCCCAGCCGCACGGTGAAGTGGCTGGGATTGGGATGCGTGTTCTCCGGTTTGGCCCTGCCGGACCTGTGGCTGCTTAACCGTGCCACGCCCAACCGGGGGGTGAGGCTTTTTCTCGTGGCCGCCCTCACGCGCATGTTCCCCTGGGTGCTTGGGGGGCTTGTCTTGTATCTCCTTGTGCCGGGGGCGGCGTTTGGCGGCATGATGCTCTTCATCCTGGCCTTCATCCTGGGGATGGTCTCCCTGGCCCAGGCGGCGGTGGTGCGGATGACCGGCGATCCGCGCGCCGGGGCGCTGGCGGCCGGGATGCTCGCAGCCTATGTGTTCGCGTACTGGTTTCCCGTCACCTGA